Proteins from one Amycolatopsis benzoatilytica AK 16/65 genomic window:
- a CDS encoding carbohydrate ABC transporter permease yields MSRGRAGAWVYAVLIGLVAASLFPLYWSFVVSTRDNASIGETAPLLLPGGHLFENVRRVFDTVDFWQAMGNSLIVSTTVMVSNVVLSSFAGYAFARLRFRGRNTLFLIVVGSAMVPAQLGVIPLYLMVSDFGWAGQLESVIVPALVSAFGVFWMRQACEGAIPQDLVDAATMDGASLLRTFWHVAVPSIRPQATVLAMVTFLGAWNDYFWPLVALGPGDTPTVQVALSQLASGYFTDYALMLTGATLAVLPVILLFLLLGRNLVRSVSTGVRYG; encoded by the coding sequence GTGAGCCGCGGGCGGGCCGGGGCGTGGGTGTACGCGGTCCTGATCGGACTGGTCGCCGCGTCGCTGTTCCCGCTGTACTGGTCCTTCGTCGTGTCCACCCGGGACAATGCCTCGATCGGCGAAACCGCGCCGTTGCTGCTGCCCGGCGGGCACCTGTTCGAGAACGTCCGCCGGGTCTTCGACACGGTGGATTTCTGGCAGGCGATGGGCAATTCGCTGATCGTCTCGACCACCGTGATGGTGTCCAACGTGGTCCTGTCCAGCTTCGCCGGGTACGCCTTCGCCCGGCTGCGTTTCCGTGGCCGCAACACGTTGTTCCTGATCGTCGTCGGCTCCGCCATGGTGCCCGCCCAGCTGGGGGTGATCCCGCTGTACCTGATGGTCAGCGACTTCGGCTGGGCTGGCCAGCTGGAGTCGGTGATCGTGCCCGCGCTGGTCAGCGCGTTCGGCGTGTTCTGGATGCGCCAGGCGTGCGAGGGCGCGATCCCGCAGGACCTGGTGGACGCGGCCACTATGGACGGCGCCTCACTGCTGCGGACCTTCTGGCACGTCGCGGTTCCGTCGATCCGTCCACAAGCGACAGTGTTGGCGATGGTGACCTTCCTGGGCGCGTGGAACGACTACTTCTGGCCGCTGGTGGCGCTGGGACCAGGCGACACGCCGACTGTCCAAGTCGCGTTGTCCCAGCTGGCCAGCGGCTATTTCACCGACTACGCCCTGATGCTCACCGGAGCGACTTTGGCCGTGCTGCCGGTCATTCTGCTGTTCCTGCTGCTCGGACGGAATCTGGTCCGCAGCGTCTCGACCGGGGTGCGGTACGGCTAG
- a CDS encoding alpha/beta hydrolase family esterase, which translates to MIAPSIKEDRMSGRFRAVVAAAAAMMALGALPASASESPLDRAVPTTGCGHAVSGAGATTVEHLSSGGVEREYRIYVPAGYNPHRQYPLVLSFHGHGRTAQYQEQLSEFSGSDVIAVYPQGVTGTDGKSAWTGAPYSAPVDDVRFTADLLTSLQQRLCVDPQRIYAAGKSNGGGFVGVLACRMAGRIAAFAPVSGAFYPQGGACEPSRKVALLDFHGTADTTIPYAGNPAKGLPSIPDWLSGWAERDQCVAGPVSTSPVHNVVIQRWPGCSLVHYRMIGAGHVWPSTHPNADSETPSALDATPVILQFFRAHRLG; encoded by the coding sequence ATGATCGCGCCGTCGATCAAGGAGGATCGGATGTCCGGACGTTTCCGTGCAGTGGTGGCAGCAGCCGCAGCGATGATGGCGCTGGGCGCGTTGCCGGCGTCAGCCAGCGAGTCGCCGCTCGATCGAGCGGTTCCGACCACCGGGTGCGGCCACGCCGTCTCCGGGGCCGGTGCCACGACCGTCGAACATCTGAGTTCCGGCGGCGTCGAGCGCGAGTACCGGATCTACGTTCCGGCCGGGTACAACCCGCACCGGCAGTACCCGCTCGTCCTCTCCTTTCACGGCCACGGGCGCACCGCGCAGTACCAGGAACAGCTCTCCGAGTTCTCCGGTTCCGACGTGATCGCGGTGTACCCGCAGGGCGTCACCGGAACGGACGGCAAGTCGGCGTGGACCGGGGCGCCGTACTCGGCCCCGGTGGACGACGTCCGGTTCACGGCCGATCTGCTGACCTCGTTGCAGCAACGGCTCTGCGTCGACCCGCAGCGGATCTACGCGGCGGGCAAATCCAACGGCGGCGGGTTCGTCGGCGTCCTCGCCTGCCGGATGGCAGGCCGGATCGCCGCGTTCGCACCGGTTTCCGGCGCGTTCTACCCGCAGGGCGGCGCGTGCGAACCGAGCCGGAAGGTCGCGCTGCTCGACTTCCACGGCACCGCGGACACGACCATCCCCTACGCCGGAAATCCCGCGAAGGGGCTGCCGTCCATTCCGGACTGGCTGTCCGGCTGGGCGGAACGGGACCAGTGTGTCGCCGGGCCGGTCTCGACGTCGCCGGTCCACAACGTGGTGATCCAGCGGTGGCCAGGGTGTTCGCTGGTGCACTACCGGATGATCGGTGCCGGGCACGTCTGGCCGAGCACGCACCCGAACGCCGACTCCGAAACCCCGTCCGCGCTCGACGCCACGCCGGTGATCCTGCAGTTCTTCCGGGCGCACCGGCTGGGCTGA
- a CDS encoding helix-turn-helix transcriptional regulator: MNQVKVAAWASDPITLAGLIDHLRTRREVRVMPGQQRGEAAVLVFAANRVTREVKAALRAAATETPAAIVFVAGYVDPDDLAELAAWHVAAVLPRDAIGGDQLVRSIVAAASGRETSMRDLLHQAENLRGNGDRSTLSPREVDVLRLMAEGWDTAEIANKLCYSERTVKNVIYGMTNRLKLRNRPHAVAYALRAGVI, from the coding sequence ATGAATCAGGTCAAGGTGGCGGCATGGGCTTCGGACCCGATCACGCTGGCGGGTCTGATCGACCACCTGCGCACCCGCCGCGAGGTCCGGGTGATGCCCGGCCAGCAGCGCGGCGAGGCCGCCGTGCTGGTGTTCGCCGCGAACCGGGTCACCCGCGAGGTGAAGGCGGCGCTGCGGGCCGCGGCGACCGAGACGCCGGCCGCGATCGTGTTCGTCGCCGGCTACGTGGACCCCGACGACCTGGCCGAGCTGGCCGCCTGGCACGTGGCCGCGGTGCTGCCGCGCGACGCGATCGGCGGCGACCAGCTGGTGCGCAGCATCGTGGCGGCCGCGTCCGGCCGGGAGACGTCCATGCGGGATCTGCTGCACCAGGCCGAGAACCTGCGCGGCAACGGCGACCGCAGCACCCTCTCGCCGCGCGAGGTCGACGTGCTGCGGCTGATGGCCGAGGGCTGGGACACCGCGGAGATCGCGAACAAGCTCTGCTACTCCGAGCGGACCGTCAAGAACGTGATCTACGGTATGACGAACCGGCTCAAGCTGCGCAACCGGCCGCACGCCGTCGCCTACGCACTCCGCGCCGGAGTGATCTGA
- a CDS encoding carbohydrate ABC transporter permease, with protein MDRKLSPYAFILPFFVLFGLFGVFPLLYTSWVSLHRWDLLAGPSGGLGLANYAELFSDSRFYNALFNTISIFLLAAVPQFFLALGIAALLNRSLRAATWWRAGLLLPNLVSVVAVGLVFAQLYSSGYGVVDEVLGWFGVPPISWQAHRWSSHFAVATMVMWRWTGYNALIYLAAMQAVPPDLYEAAALDGASRWRTFWSITVPGIRPTIAFTAVAGTVNGLQLFAEPQLFDATGSGSGGNDRQFQTLTMYLYEKGFGKFDAGYAAALSWVMFVVCLLFALFNYRLVRRFVSAP; from the coding sequence GTGGACCGCAAGCTCTCGCCCTACGCCTTCATCCTGCCGTTCTTTGTCCTGTTCGGACTGTTCGGCGTCTTTCCGCTGCTTTACACGTCCTGGGTTTCGCTGCACCGCTGGGACCTGCTGGCCGGCCCGTCCGGCGGCCTCGGGCTCGCGAATTACGCCGAGCTGTTCTCCGACTCGCGGTTCTACAACGCGCTGTTCAACACGATCAGCATCTTCCTGCTCGCCGCCGTCCCGCAGTTTTTCCTCGCGCTCGGCATCGCCGCGCTGCTGAACCGGTCGCTGCGCGCCGCGACCTGGTGGCGGGCCGGGCTGCTGCTGCCGAACCTGGTGTCCGTCGTGGCCGTCGGCTTGGTCTTCGCGCAGCTCTACAGCTCCGGCTACGGCGTGGTCGACGAAGTGCTCGGCTGGTTCGGCGTGCCGCCGATCTCTTGGCAAGCGCATCGGTGGTCGTCGCATTTCGCGGTGGCGACCATGGTGATGTGGCGCTGGACCGGATACAACGCGCTGATCTACCTGGCCGCGATGCAGGCCGTGCCACCGGACCTCTACGAGGCCGCCGCACTGGACGGCGCGTCGCGATGGCGTACCTTCTGGTCGATCACCGTTCCCGGCATCCGGCCGACGATCGCGTTCACCGCGGTGGCGGGCACGGTGAACGGGCTCCAGTTGTTCGCCGAGCCGCAGCTGTTCGACGCGACCGGCAGCGGCAGCGGCGGCAACGACCGGCAGTTCCAGACGCTCACGATGTATCTGTACGAGAAGGGGTTCGGCAAGTTCGACGCCGGCTACGCGGCGGCGTTGTCCTGGGTGATGTTCGTGGTATGCCTGCTGTTCGCGCTCTTCAACTACCGGTTGGTCCGCCGGTTCGTGAGCGCGCCGTGA
- a CDS encoding ABC transporter substrate-binding protein, protein MRKLTWRPAVAVLAAAVLLGVSGCGSASSEGKVTLSVATFGEFGYAPLFEQYEKDHPGIQIRSRVTDFDTHFKTLATQLAAGRGAADVVAVEEQYLPKYIRAKDKFVNLADYGAAKLKDQWAAWKWAQGTSGDYVFGLGTDMGSLALCYRRDLFQQAGLPADRKDVAALMPDWQSYANVAARFTQKMPDVKFADSAGTVYTAMLNQSPQNYFSDQDDSYIADRNPSVRNAFYLSGGLAQAHETAGATTYTQAWNVAIKQGKFATIACPAWMLAQIKEAGGDPVRGKWDVTTVPGDSGNQGGSFLAVPKQSAHPKEAYELAQWLTAPAQQKRLFLSDGILPSEPAVYKDPQVIAHTDPYFSNAPVGEIYAASADRLRPNYRGLHDADVRPEFGRALGRIEEGSEQLDDAWADAVRMGRDAIK, encoded by the coding sequence GTGCGAAAGCTGACCTGGCGCCCGGCCGTTGCCGTGCTTGCCGCCGCCGTCCTGCTCGGGGTTTCCGGGTGCGGCTCCGCCTCGTCCGAGGGGAAGGTCACGCTCAGCGTGGCGACCTTCGGCGAGTTCGGCTACGCGCCGCTGTTCGAGCAGTACGAAAAGGACCACCCAGGCATCCAGATCCGCAGCCGGGTCACCGATTTCGACACCCACTTCAAAACGCTGGCCACCCAGCTGGCGGCCGGGCGCGGCGCGGCCGACGTGGTCGCGGTCGAAGAGCAGTACCTGCCGAAGTACATCCGGGCCAAGGACAAGTTCGTCAACCTCGCCGACTACGGCGCCGCCAAGCTGAAGGACCAGTGGGCGGCCTGGAAGTGGGCGCAGGGCACTTCCGGCGACTACGTGTTCGGGCTCGGCACCGACATGGGCAGTCTCGCCCTGTGCTACCGCCGCGACCTGTTCCAGCAGGCCGGGCTGCCGGCCGATCGCAAGGACGTCGCCGCGCTGATGCCGGACTGGCAGAGCTACGCGAACGTCGCCGCGCGGTTCACGCAGAAGATGCCGGACGTGAAGTTCGCCGACTCGGCGGGCACGGTCTACACCGCGATGCTCAACCAGTCGCCGCAGAACTACTTCTCAGACCAGGACGATTCGTACATCGCGGACCGTAATCCGAGCGTGCGCAACGCCTTCTACCTGTCCGGCGGTCTCGCGCAGGCGCACGAAACGGCCGGTGCGACCACCTACACCCAGGCCTGGAACGTCGCGATCAAGCAGGGCAAGTTCGCCACCATCGCGTGCCCGGCCTGGATGCTCGCGCAGATCAAGGAAGCCGGCGGGGACCCGGTTCGCGGCAAGTGGGACGTCACCACGGTGCCGGGGGACAGCGGCAACCAGGGCGGTTCGTTCCTCGCCGTGCCGAAGCAGAGCGCGCATCCGAAGGAAGCCTACGAGCTCGCGCAGTGGCTCACCGCGCCCGCGCAGCAGAAGCGGCTTTTCCTGTCCGACGGGATCCTGCCGAGCGAACCCGCCGTGTACAAGGATCCGCAGGTCATCGCGCACACCGATCCGTACTTCTCGAACGCGCCGGTCGGCGAGATCTACGCCGCGTCCGCGGATCGGCTCCGGCCGAACTACCGCGGGCTGCACGACGCCGACGTGCGCCCCGAGTTCGGCCGCGCGCTGGGCCGGATCGAGGAAGGCTCCGAGCAGCTCGACGACGCCTGGGCCGACGCGGTCCGGATGGGCCGCGACGCGATCAAGTAG
- a CDS encoding BTAD domain-containing putative transcriptional regulator: MPGDLRVAVLGPLRAWRGPAEISLGPARQRAVFAMLAVAAGRPVPRAELIAGVWGESPPASVEGSVHTYISGLRRALEPERTRWAASSVLESGPAGYTLRLAPEALDATEFEQHRAAARQEAEAGAHDRAVAELRAALALWHGEALSGVPGEFAERHRAHLAELRLDTLEQAARSKLAIGGHQDVIAELTALTAEHPLRESLRESLMLALYRSGRHSDALDVFRDARRTIRAELGVEPGSALRGLHQRILAEDPALDLPRPAAAPEPTAPDPLLGRDIETQQLRRLLGEVRGGRGRAVWIEGEAGIGKSELLAHAFGEVPGLQVAWVAADELSMRFPLQVMHECLAIDAHSPDPRRARVARASEELRGGDPVLDSVDQLLTLVDELCAESPMLLVVDDLQWADESSVLVWHRLCAATRQLPLLLVAATRPVPERTEILPLRRGVEMRDGVVLELGPLGDDDVRRLAERQLGAEPGPRLRELCARADGNPLYLKEMLEALQHSDAIERSGERVDVSDPLRFEPPESVAAAVGRRLELLPEETRQVLSWGAVLGMEFAVGDIAAVLGRRPSDLLGPLEAALADNILVDTGTQLAFRFPLLRQTLYHSQPPETRAAQHRQAAEALAGIGAPVKRVAEQLVAVPSTVDPWVLDWLARHQGAVSNRAPLIAVELLERALAGISAADPRRETLLVALVRVLFRLERNPEELALQAFELAHDPDNAAEMRHVVSALRFRRGEVELAVETLGNPAEDPSVPELWRVKGRHLLANFRRGGLDDLDVAEENAHRARASANGDGYLTAHALQTLWLVDSVRRHHASALQHVDEALAAVGDAPELADLHVDLLDNRVFTLQNLDRLDDANRTLQEAAEVTRRHSMPSGLQVSVAVHRYWEGRWDEALVELDTVTEDGPAITFFGLREPGPAALLLHGVAALIAARRGELDHAAALLDAAEEYAPATSAERESFDFLLAAHALVAYQQDDLPKAIRVLEPILNPTYAQMMLRHQWLPQFAQIALAAGDRTAAERALAVCVEEAAKEVVPARAFAAAEWCRGLLAEDPAPVLRTAEHFRSVGRKPELASALEDAAVLLARVGRLDAAQQAFDEAAALYAELSAKWDLTHAESRLRALGVQRSASPAPAQPGRGWESLSTLEVRIAQLVADGRSNPEIATALSLPRRTVQAHVARLLGKLDAPSRSELASTVTRRTG, encoded by the coding sequence ATGCCAGGGGACTTGCGGGTAGCGGTGCTCGGCCCGTTGCGCGCCTGGCGCGGGCCGGCGGAGATCTCGCTCGGGCCCGCCCGGCAGCGGGCCGTCTTCGCCATGCTGGCGGTCGCCGCCGGACGGCCGGTGCCGCGCGCCGAGCTGATCGCCGGAGTGTGGGGCGAATCGCCGCCGGCGAGTGTCGAAGGCAGTGTGCACACCTACATTTCCGGGCTGCGCCGGGCGTTGGAGCCCGAACGCACGCGGTGGGCCGCGTCGAGCGTGCTGGAATCCGGCCCGGCGGGCTACACGCTCAGGCTGGCGCCGGAGGCGCTGGACGCGACGGAGTTCGAGCAGCATCGGGCCGCTGCTCGGCAAGAAGCCGAAGCCGGTGCACACGACCGCGCGGTTGCCGAACTGCGCGCCGCGCTGGCGTTGTGGCACGGCGAGGCGCTGTCCGGGGTTCCCGGCGAGTTCGCGGAACGGCACCGCGCACATCTGGCCGAGCTGCGGCTGGACACGCTCGAACAGGCCGCGCGCAGCAAACTGGCGATCGGCGGCCACCAGGACGTCATCGCGGAGCTGACCGCGCTCACCGCCGAACATCCGCTGCGGGAATCGCTGCGGGAATCGCTGATGCTCGCGCTTTACCGCAGCGGCCGGCATTCCGACGCGCTGGACGTGTTCCGCGACGCCCGCCGGACGATCCGCGCCGAGCTGGGCGTCGAGCCCGGATCGGCACTGCGCGGACTGCACCAGCGCATCCTGGCCGAAGATCCGGCGCTGGATCTCCCCCGGCCGGCCGCCGCGCCCGAGCCGACGGCCCCGGATCCGTTGCTGGGCAGGGACATCGAGACCCAGCAGTTGCGCCGGCTGCTCGGCGAGGTCCGGGGAGGCCGCGGCCGAGCGGTCTGGATCGAGGGCGAAGCCGGGATCGGGAAGTCCGAACTGCTCGCGCACGCGTTCGGCGAAGTGCCCGGTCTGCAGGTCGCCTGGGTGGCCGCGGACGAGCTGAGCATGCGGTTCCCGCTGCAGGTGATGCACGAGTGCCTGGCGATCGACGCGCATTCGCCAGACCCGCGCCGCGCCCGCGTCGCGCGGGCCAGCGAGGAGCTGCGGGGCGGCGACCCGGTGCTGGATTCGGTCGACCAGCTGCTCACCCTGGTGGACGAACTGTGCGCCGAATCGCCGATGCTGCTGGTGGTAGACGACCTGCAGTGGGCCGACGAGTCGAGTGTCCTGGTGTGGCATCGGCTGTGCGCGGCGACCCGGCAGCTGCCGTTGCTGCTGGTCGCGGCGACGCGGCCGGTCCCGGAGCGCACGGAAATCCTCCCGCTGCGGCGCGGCGTCGAAATGCGCGACGGGGTCGTGCTGGAACTCGGCCCGCTCGGCGACGACGACGTGCGGCGGCTGGCGGAGCGGCAGCTGGGCGCGGAGCCGGGGCCGCGGTTGCGCGAGCTCTGCGCCCGGGCCGACGGGAATCCGCTGTACCTCAAGGAAATGCTCGAGGCGCTGCAGCATTCGGACGCGATCGAGCGCAGCGGTGAGCGCGTCGACGTCTCGGACCCGCTGCGCTTCGAGCCGCCGGAATCGGTCGCGGCCGCGGTGGGCAGGCGACTGGAGCTGCTGCCCGAGGAGACCCGCCAGGTGCTGTCCTGGGGCGCGGTGCTCGGCATGGAGTTCGCTGTCGGCGACATCGCGGCGGTGCTCGGGCGGCGGCCGTCGGACCTGCTTGGCCCGCTCGAAGCGGCGCTGGCGGACAACATCCTGGTGGACACCGGGACCCAGCTCGCGTTCCGGTTTCCGTTACTGCGGCAGACGTTGTACCACAGCCAGCCGCCGGAAACCCGGGCCGCGCAGCACCGGCAGGCGGCCGAGGCGCTGGCCGGGATCGGCGCGCCGGTCAAGCGGGTCGCCGAGCAGCTGGTGGCCGTCCCGTCCACTGTGGACCCGTGGGTGCTGGACTGGCTCGCGCGGCACCAGGGCGCGGTGTCGAACCGGGCACCGCTGATCGCGGTCGAACTGCTGGAACGCGCCCTGGCCGGGATCTCCGCCGCCGATCCGCGGCGCGAGACGCTGCTGGTCGCGCTGGTCCGAGTGTTGTTCCGGCTCGAACGGAACCCGGAAGAGCTTGCCCTGCAAGCATTCGAGCTGGCCCACGACCCGGACAACGCGGCCGAGATGCGGCATGTGGTGTCCGCGCTGCGGTTCCGGCGGGGCGAGGTGGAGCTGGCCGTGGAGACGCTGGGAAATCCGGCGGAGGACCCCTCGGTGCCGGAGCTGTGGCGGGTCAAGGGCCGCCACCTGCTCGCGAACTTCCGCCGCGGCGGGCTGGACGACCTGGACGTCGCCGAGGAGAACGCGCACCGCGCCCGAGCCTCGGCGAATGGCGACGGCTACCTCACCGCGCACGCGCTGCAGACGCTGTGGCTGGTGGATTCGGTGCGACGGCATCATGCCAGCGCGTTGCAGCACGTGGACGAAGCGCTGGCAGCGGTCGGCGACGCTCCCGAGCTGGCGGATCTGCATGTGGATCTGCTGGACAATCGCGTCTTCACCCTGCAGAACCTCGACCGGCTGGACGACGCCAACCGGACGCTGCAAGAAGCCGCGGAGGTGACGCGGCGGCACAGCATGCCGAGCGGGTTGCAGGTTTCGGTCGCGGTGCACCGGTATTGGGAAGGCCGGTGGGACGAGGCGCTGGTCGAGCTGGACACGGTGACCGAGGACGGGCCGGCGATCACCTTCTTCGGATTGCGGGAGCCGGGTCCCGCTGCGCTGCTGCTGCACGGGGTCGCGGCCCTGATCGCGGCGCGGCGGGGCGAGCTCGACCATGCGGCCGCGTTGCTCGACGCGGCGGAGGAGTACGCGCCGGCGACGAGCGCGGAACGGGAGAGCTTCGACTTCCTGCTGGCCGCGCACGCTCTTGTCGCCTACCAGCAGGATGATCTGCCGAAGGCGATCCGGGTGCTGGAGCCGATCCTGAACCCGACCTACGCGCAGATGATGCTGCGGCATCAGTGGTTGCCGCAGTTCGCGCAGATCGCGCTGGCGGCAGGCGACCGGACGGCGGCAGAGCGGGCGCTGGCGGTGTGCGTCGAGGAAGCGGCCAAGGAAGTGGTTCCGGCGCGGGCCTTCGCGGCGGCGGAATGGTGCCGGGGGCTCCTGGCCGAGGATCCCGCGCCGGTGCTGCGGACCGCAGAGCATTTTCGTTCGGTGGGAAGGAAACCTGAGCTGGCGAGCGCGTTGGAGGACGCGGCGGTGCTGCTCGCCCGCGTGGGCCGGCTGGACGCGGCGCAGCAGGCGTTCGACGAGGCAGCAGCGCTGTATGCGGAGCTGTCGGCGAAGTGGGACCTGACGCACGCGGAGTCTCGGTTGCGGGCATTGGGTGTGCAGCGGAGTGCGTCCCCGGCGCCAGCGCAGCCGGGGCGCGGATGGGAGTCGCTGTCGACGCTGGAGGTACGCATCGCGCAACTGGTCGCGGACGGCCGGTCGAATCCGGAGATCGCGACCGCGCTGAGCCTGCCCCGGCGGACGGTACAGGCGCATGTGGCACGGTTGCTGGGGAAGTTGGACGCACCGTCGCGCAGCGAGTTGGCCAGCACCGTCACCCGACGGACCGGTTGA
- a CDS encoding MerR family transcriptional regulator, translated as MDKPLSIGELARRTGLTVKTVRSYSERGIVTPARTASGHRRYGAEAVARLDLVRTLRELGLNLVTIERIVTREAVLPDVAAAHVQAIEVQIRLLRLRQAVLTAAATRGSSPEEMAVMHQFATLTGGERRALIADFLTAVFGGLDQSGFARSMTPELPDDPAADQLAAWLELAELSQDPDFRATLRSVAEQYASDLAAGPRRGPVEDSRDALDAGVDPDSPEAAEIIARHGAERTVACLAAVSDRRRERYFELLAVINGWEAPENLAPVSRWLSEAVRATA; from the coding sequence ATGGACAAGCCCTTGTCGATCGGCGAGCTCGCCCGCCGCACCGGCCTGACCGTGAAGACTGTCCGGTCTTATTCCGAGCGCGGCATCGTCACCCCGGCCCGCACCGCCTCCGGGCATCGCCGGTACGGCGCCGAAGCGGTTGCCCGCCTGGACCTCGTCCGCACCCTTCGCGAGCTGGGCCTGAACCTGGTGACGATCGAACGCATCGTCACCCGCGAAGCCGTCCTTCCGGACGTCGCCGCTGCCCACGTCCAGGCGATCGAGGTGCAGATCCGCCTGCTGCGCCTGCGGCAAGCAGTCCTGACCGCCGCCGCGACGCGCGGTTCAAGTCCGGAGGAGATGGCTGTCATGCACCAGTTCGCGACCTTGACCGGCGGAGAACGCCGCGCGCTCATCGCCGACTTCCTGACCGCCGTCTTCGGCGGTCTGGACCAGTCCGGGTTCGCCCGGTCGATGACCCCGGAGCTGCCGGACGATCCGGCCGCCGATCAGCTCGCCGCCTGGCTGGAGCTGGCCGAACTCTCGCAGGACCCGGACTTCCGCGCGACGCTGCGCTCCGTCGCCGAGCAGTACGCGAGCGATCTTGCCGCCGGACCCCGTCGCGGCCCGGTGGAAGACAGCCGCGACGCACTCGACGCCGGGGTCGACCCGGACTCGCCGGAGGCGGCCGAGATCATCGCACGGCACGGCGCGGAGCGGACCGTCGCGTGTCTGGCAGCGGTGAGCGACCGACGGCGGGAACGGTATTTCGAGCTGCTGGCCGTGATCAACGGGTGGGAAGCGCCGGAGAACCTGGCTCCGGTTTCGCGGTGGCTCTCCGAAGCGGTGCGGGCAACGGCTTGA
- a CDS encoding glycoside hydrolase family 3 N-terminal domain-containing protein — protein MNPRARLAQLVVPGVDAGDPRAVEDLVRTYQVGGIFVGGNKTTLLQNGALNTVQNAAAIPVSVAVDEEGGRVQRIDDLDGSIPSARQLASSKSPEEVRALGVQRGKQLRARGVTVDYAPDADVSDEPDDAVIGDRSYSSDPEKVRQYAMAFADGLRAGGVLPVLKHFPGHGHGSGDSHRGTVVTPPLDQLRQVDLVPYRDIAAYGPVAVMVGHLEVPGLTGDEPASISPAAYRLLRTDYRFTGPVITDDLGGMKAITDRYQLPDAVLKALQAGADQALFSSGHNDVGAVLDRLQAAVGAGELPADQVKASDERVLAAKGFCTP, from the coding sequence ATGAACCCTCGGGCACGGCTGGCGCAGCTGGTGGTGCCGGGCGTCGACGCGGGCGACCCGCGGGCGGTCGAGGATTTGGTGCGGACGTACCAGGTCGGCGGGATTTTCGTCGGCGGCAATAAGACCACGCTGTTGCAGAATGGCGCGCTGAACACCGTCCAAAACGCGGCGGCGATCCCGGTTTCGGTCGCCGTCGACGAGGAGGGCGGCCGCGTGCAGCGCATCGACGATCTCGACGGGTCGATCCCGAGCGCCCGGCAGCTGGCGTCCTCGAAGTCGCCGGAAGAGGTGCGCGCGCTGGGCGTGCAGCGCGGCAAGCAACTGCGCGCACGCGGGGTGACGGTCGACTACGCACCGGACGCGGATGTGAGCGACGAACCCGACGACGCGGTGATCGGCGACCGGTCGTACAGCTCGGATCCGGAGAAGGTGCGACAGTACGCGATGGCGTTCGCCGACGGTTTGCGCGCGGGCGGCGTGCTACCGGTGCTCAAGCACTTCCCGGGCCACGGCCACGGCTCCGGCGACTCGCACCGCGGCACCGTCGTCACGCCGCCGCTGGACCAGCTCCGCCAGGTCGATCTGGTGCCCTACCGCGACATCGCCGCATACGGCCCGGTCGCGGTGATGGTCGGCCACTTGGAGGTCCCCGGGCTGACCGGTGACGAGCCGGCGTCGATCTCGCCTGCCGCGTATCGGTTGCTGCGCACGGACTACCGCTTCACCGGGCCGGTGATCACCGACGATCTGGGCGGGATGAAGGCGATCACCGACCGGTACCAGCTGCCCGACGCGGTGTTGAAGGCCCTGCAGGCGGGGGCCGATCAGGCGTTGTTCTCGTCCGGCCACAACGACGTCGGTGCGGTGCTGGACCGGCTGCAGGCGGCAGTCGGCGCCGGAGAATTGCCCGCGGATCAGGTGAAAGCGTCGGACGAGCGGGTGTTGGCCGCGAAGGGGTTCTGCACCCCGTGA